DNA from Thiomicrorhabdus sp. Kp2:
AGGTAAAATTCAGTTAGGCGAAAGCTATGTCATGTTTAAAGATAACCAGGCCTGGTTATTTGGAGCCCTAATCACACCACTAATGACCGCCTCTACCCACAGCTTTCACGACCCATTACGCACTCGCCAACTGCTTTTACACCGCCGTGAAATTAACCGCCTGCGTGGTTTAGTCGATATTGAAGGTTCAACCGTCGTCCCCTTAGAGCTCTATTGGAAACAAGGTAAAGTTAAATTAGCCATTGGTCTAGCCAAAGGTAAAAAACAACATGACAAACGTGCCACCATGAAAGAACGTGACTGGAACCGTGATAAACAAAGGATTTTAAAAGGCGATGTGCGATAAATTTTTAAACAAGTGCAAATAAGCTAGCCAGTATCTGTTTAATCACACAAATAACCTCTTTTTAAGTTTTTATTCACCTCCATCCCTTGAATTATTTTAATTCACCCCCAATAATACTCCAACTTAAAGAATATTCCCTCTGCCTAGCCAAAACATCGGCTTGACAGAAAAAAATTCGGGGCTGTACTGGTTTCGACGGGGAGTACAAAATTTGAGATGCATGTCGTGCCTGAATGATGCACGTAAATCTTTATTTCAACTTTGTTATAGTTGCAAACGACGATAACTACGCTCTAGCAGCTTAGGCCGCTAGTGCAGCCCAGGAAAGTTGTCTATGGCCCCTGACGCTGTATCATATTACATAGAACCGTGTTAAGTACGTGTTTGGGTACTTAGCATCAAACTTCACAAACTCGCTTAATGTGTTCCCTGCTGGCCGGGAAGCATTGTAGTTAAACGAATAGACCAAATAAACATGTAGAGTTTTAGATGGCGGCTTCGCGGACGGGGGTTCGACTCCCCCCAGCTCCACCAAATAATAATTAAACCACCTTTTTTGGTGGTTTTTTTATGCCCAACACAACCCAAAAATCCTAAATAAAACCCAAGCTGAAACCAATATAAGACTCATAGAACTCTAACTCATATTTTATTCATTTTATAATTTTCATATATACCTCTCTTCAACCTCTTGAAATACATCTATTGCGGTATAATTATAAAAATTTAAAAAAGAGTTATTTATGAGTAATCAAATAAGAAAACACATCATATCTTGGGATCAACTGCATAGAGATTGCAGAGCTTTAACGCATGAGTTACTTGCTCTTGATAAGAAATGGGATGGCATTATTGCTATTACTCGTGGTGGAATGATTCCTGCGGGGATTATTGCTCGTGAAATGGGTATACGTGTGGTGGATACAATTTCTGTAAGAACTTACAGCCATCAAGAGATTAGTGAACCACAGGTGTTAAATGATGTTACGGCAACAACAGATGGCGATGGCTTTTTATTGATTGATGATTTAGTAGATACTGGCAAAACAGCTAAATTTGTACGTGAACGTTTGCCAAACGCTTATTTTGCAACGGTCTATGCTAAGCCTGAAGGCCGACCTTTAGTGGATAATTTTATTACGGAAGTTCCGCAAGAAACTTGGATTTATTTTCCTTGGGATTTAGAACTCGATTACGTTAAGCCTATTTCTAAACATGCTGACGAATAGTTAATACCCGCCTGATTTTAAAGTTTGAAAGCGTTAGCTTAACTAACGCTATTCATTAAACAGTTTTGCGACTCTAATCTGAGCGATTTTAATCAGTTCAAAAATCGCTATGGGTAGTTCCTTTTCTTTTTCCCCTTCTATTCTTAATGCCATTTTTGAGAGAATCTCATCTTTTGACATTCCCGTAACCGCAATCACAAAAGGGTAATCCATCTTATTTTCATAGGATAGATTAAGCTTTTGAAATAAAGCTAGCTCTTCTGAAGATAAATTAGATAACCCCGCTTGCTTTTGTTCCGATTGCGAAAAGCCTGGTTCGGCTTTGCCAACGCCTAGTTTTGGGTGCATTCTCAAAGCATCTATTTGGTTTTTGGTAGATGCATTTAATATCGATATGGCTAATTTATTTTGCATATCAGCTAGATTTATAAATGGTCTACTATTAGCTAAGCTAGGTAAGACCCAGTCACAATGCTCTAATAGGGGCTCTGTTACCTCAATAAACTCTTTAAGAGAGAGTGCGTTAAGTTGATCTAAGGTCATAATTTCATCTCAAATATTGGGCTAGTTTCTAGTAATTAACTAGTTTCGGTTTATTAGCTAATTTCTAAAAGCCCATTTAGTCATGCGTTTTTCCATAATGGCAAAAATTGTATACATGGCTAAACCTTCTAAAGCTAAAACAACCAGGCCTGCAAAGACAAGTGGTACATCAAAGTTAGCTTGAGCTGAAAGCATTAAATGACCAACGCCTGCGTTTGCAGCTACGGTTTCGGCTACAACAGAACCTACAAAAGCTAACGTGATTGATATTTTTAACGCACCAAAGAAATACGGCAATGTATTTGGAATACCCACCTTAAACAGGATTTGACGTTTACTCGCTTTTAAAGCGCGCATTACATCAACCACTTCTGGTTCAAGAGTCGCTAAGCCAGTTGAAACATTCACAACAATTGGAAAAAATGAAATAATCCATGCGGTTAAAATTGCAGGGGTTGTTCCAATTCCAAACCATAAAACTAAAATAGGTACTACAGCCACTTTTGGAACGGTTTCAAAGGCAATAAATAGCGGGTAAAGTGCGTTATAAAGGGTTTTAGAGTTTCCTATTAAAGCCCCTACTGCAACACCAAAAACCACTGAAATAGCAAAACCAATAATGGTGGTTTTTAATGTTTGCCAGCCGTTATGAATAAGCGCATCTTGATATTCAATCATCGCCTGTAAGATTCGTATTGGTGATGGTAAAAAGTATTCTGGGATATTTCCCACCATACACACTAACTGCCATATAGCGATAGCTGATAAAAAAATAGCAATCGGCGCACCGTACTCATAGGTTTTTGATTCGGTTAAATTTGACCAAGCGGTTTTTTTCATGCCGCCTCCTTCGCCGCTTTAATGAACCCACGCAATTTTTGAACTAAATGGGTAAACTCTGCTTCATAACGAATATCAATTGACCTTGGCCTTTCAAATGACACTTGTTCATGATGAACAATTCGTCCTGGACGGGTAGACATAACGTAAATATCATCCGCTAAATAAGAGGCTTCTTCTAAATCGTGAGTAACCAAAAGCACAGTAAATTTTTTTGCTGCTTGAAGTTCACTTAACATAATCCACAACTCTTCTCTGGTGAATGAATCTAAAGCACCAAAAGGTTCATCTAAAATTAGTAAGCTTGGCTCATGCACCAAGGCACGACATATTGAAGCACGTTGTTGCATTCCCCCTGATAACTCCCAAGGAAAACTTTCCTCGTAACCTTTTAAGCCAACTTGCGCAAGAAGTTCTGTCGCTTTTTTTATGTACGCTTGTTTATTTCTACGATATTGACGTTCATAGTCTGGGCTGACTTCAAAAGGTAACAACACGTTATCAATGATATTACGCCAAGGCAGTAAGGTCGATTTTTGAAACGCCATTCCCACCCCAGAAACAGGGCCATTCACTTCTCTATTTGCCATAAAAACATAACCCAAAGTTGGGGCTTGTAGCCCCGACAAGAGTTTCATCATAGTTGATTTACCGCAGCCACTTGGACCGACAACAGCGGTAAAACTCCCTTTTTTTATAGTTAAGTCGACTTCATGAATAGCCATATCTTCAAGTTTCTCTGAGCCGTTATAGCTTAAAGAAACTTTTTCTAGCTGAATAAAATCTGACATACTTTACATTTCTCGTTCTGATTTCGCCGGTAAATATGCTTCAGTAAATACTGATTCTGCAGTAGGCTTGTTTTTAAAATCGTATGTAAAACCAATCTGCTCAATTGATTCAGATAAACGCCCATAATCAACGCCACCAAATCCTTTTGCTTTTACTTCATCAGTAACTACGTTATCGTTAATACACATTTGTAAACGCTCTAACTCAACCGCTTCTTTTGCAATTTGGTTTTTAGCCATTACCGATTTAATTGCTTGATCAGGGTGTTCAATAGTGTACTTCCAACCTTTTATAGTCGCCTTAATAAAGCTTTTAACTACATCAGGATTTTTCTCAGCGTACTCAGGGTTAACAATTAGGGTGTTTCCGTAAAGTTTTAGTCCGTGATCCGCCATTAACATGACATTAATATCTTCTGGCGCAAGACCAATTTTCTTTAAATTTAAAAACGACGAAAATGAGAAACCAGCAATTGCATCAACACGTTTTTGTACAAGCATTGATTCACGAACCGCAAAACTAACGTTATTTATTTCAACCTTTGAAGAATCAATACCCGATACTTTAGTGAATGCTTTCCACTGTGCATAAGCACCATCAGGAGCTGGCGCACCTAGAATTTTACCTTCTAAATCTTTTGGCGTTGAAACCCCTGTCTGTTTAGAACCAATAATGGCAAACGGTGGCTTGTTATAAACCATTAATATCCCTTTCAATTTAGAATCAGGGTTTTGGTCTTTGAATTTAACTAAAGAGTTAATATCCGCAAATCCAAATTCATATGTTCCTGAGGCTACTTTAGGAATTGCATCTAGCGACCCCTTACCCGAATCGATTGATACATCTAAACCTTCTTCTTTATAAAAGCCTTTATCAATTGCTGTTAAATAGGCTGCGGCTGGGCCTTCAAATTTCCAATCTAAGGTAAACTTTATTGATGTATCGGCAAAAGAAGTCATACTTGTACAAGCTAAAACAGCGGCGAAAAACATTTTTAATTTCATGAGAAACTCTCCGTTAATCTAATTTTTAATAATGAGTTAGTTAATGCTGACGCCGTTGCCAACGATTAGTTTTGAAAATATGAAAATATATAAATTTATTATTCTGGTGATGGATAGTGATTTTGATGCCAGTGTTCGGCAATTTGCTCACGGGTACAAACCCAAACGTCGGGTTTTGATTGAATATATTCAACAAAACGTTTAAGTGCGGCAAATCTACCAGGCCTGCCTATTAATCGACAATGCAGTCCAATTGACATCATTTTGGGTTCAGTTGCACCCTCTTCATACAGCACATCAAAAGAATCTTTTAAATATTGAAAAAATTGTTCACCCGAATTAAAGCCTTGAGCCGTTGCAAAACGCATATCGTTTGCATCTAAGGTATAAGGAACAATTAAATGGGGTTGGGCTTCTTTAGTCACTGGATTATCAACCCAGTAAGGCAAGTCATCTGCGTAAGAGTCAGCATCATATAAAGGTGTAGTTTGGGCTAAAATAAGACTACGTGTGCGCTCATTATTGCGACCAATATACCAACCCGCTGGTTTTTTCCCAGTCATTTTAGAGTGTATTTCTAATGCTCTTTGAATATGCATTTTTTCAACCGCTTCTGGAATATTGCGGTAATCAATCCAACGATAACCATGTGAGGCTATTTCCCAGTCGGCCTCAAGCATCGCTTGAACAATATCTGGGTTACGTTGCATTGCCATTGCAACTGCAAAAACGGTTACTGGTAGTTTGTGTTGAGTGAACAGTTTATGTAAACGCCAAAACCCAGCTCGTGAACCGTATTCATAAACCGACTCAATGCTCATATGGCGTTGCCCAGGCCATTCCGATGCTCCTACAACTTCAGAAAGAAAAGCTTCAGAGGTTTTATCACCATGTAGGATGCAGTTTTCGCCACCTTCTTCATAGTTAATAACAAATTGTACTGCGATTTTAGCGTTACCAGGCCAGGACACTTTAGGTACTGTTTGTCCATAGCCAATTAAATCTCTATCGTACATTTTTGCCATCTCTTAACCCCTTACTCTTTTCATATTCATTCCGCCTTAAATCCTTGATACCAGGCATTTAGCAATACTCGCTCTTGCTCCGTCATCTTGGTTAAATTTCCAATTGGCATGGCATGAGTTGTTACAGTCTGGGCATAGACCATATCGGCATGTCGCTCTAGATCTGCTTGAGTTTCTAACGCAACACCTTTAGGGGCTGATTTAAATGCAACATCCGTTGGTTGAACAGCATGACAAGTAGCACATCGTTGTTTTATAACAGGGGAAATTTGTTGATAACTTACGGCTGATACTAATGTAGTTTCTGGTTTTTTAGGCATGGTTAAGTAAGCAAGTATCGCCATTAAAATGGCCGCGGCAGGAAGCATCCACACTTTCTTTTGACCACGATTTTTTAGATTAAAGTAGTGTCTAACAAAAACACCAATTAACGATATAGCCGCCAGCACTAACCAGCTGTATTCACTACCAAAAGTTAACGGATAGTGACCACTAATCATGATAAAAAGAACAGGCAATGTGAAATAGTTGTTATGCAAAGAACGTTGAAAACCACGTTTTCCAACCATAGGGTCTGGCACTTGACCATTTTCCATAGCACTAACCATGGTTTTTTGTGATGGAATAATCACAAAGAATACATTGGCGACCATAATGCTACCTATGATGGCACCAACATGTATATAAGCGGCTTTTGCACTAAAAAGATTAGTAAGAATAAAAGCAACGGCCGTTAAGCCCAAAAAGATAATCCAAAAGAATAGAGCGCCATTTTCTACTAACTTGGTTTTACACAACTGGTCGTAAATAAGCCAACCAGCCAACATAGAAAACAAGCTAATCCCAATAGCCAAGCCTGGTGACATATCCGAAACAGATGCGTCAAGCAAGTACATACTTGGAGCAAGATAGAACACCAGAATCATCATGGCAAAACCAGTAATCCAAGTTAGGTAAGCTTCCCATTTAAACCAATGTAAAACATCGGGAAGTTTTTCAGGGGAGTTTTCAAACTTTTCAACATGATAAAAACCACCTCCATGTACAGCCCATAAATCCCCAGCTACACCTGTATTTAAATCAGGTTTATTACGCTCTAAATTACCTTCTAGCCAGTTAAAATAAAATGATGCTCCAATCCAAGCAATCCCAACGATTAAGTGAATCCACTTTACATTTAAATTTAACCACTCAATAATTTGAGGATCCATACTGCTCTCCCTAAACGGTTTAGAATACTTATCCCAAACTTTAGGGATAAGGTTAGATATCTTTTAATAAAGAATAAAGATCCGGCTCAACAGCCTTTTCATTAAGATGTAATCCATGTTCTATATGTTCAATATGCTCCATCATTAACTTTTCAGCATCTTCTGGTTTGCCGTTTTGCATAACATTAACCAAAGTATTATGGTCAATACATGCGCACCCACCAGAACCAGGAAGGTTGTATTGCGAAACAATTAATGAGGTTCTAGCAATAAGCTGCTTGGCAATTTCGGCTAAAGCTTCATTACCTGATGCTTCAGCAATAAAAAAGTGAAACTCTGTCGATTTTCTTAAACCTTTTGCAAGGTTACCCATGTCAAACATACGGTTCTCTTCTCGAACCATTGCACTCAACATTTCTGCCTGATAATTTGTTAAGCGGCCTGTTAACTTTTTAGCTAAAGCACCTTCAATGATTTTACGAGCTTCAAAATACTGACCTACCTCTTCAGGCGCAGTTGAAACCACACTAGCACCCACGTTTGGTTTTATTTCAACAACACCTTCATGCGACAATCTCAAAAGCACTCTGCGTATAATCGTACGACTTACACCAAATATCTCGGCTAGTGGTACTTCTGTTAAACGCGAACCAGGCTGTAATTTTTGTTCAAGTATCACATCGAATAATCTATCGTAGATGACCTGCTCTTGGTTCTTTGATCCTTTAGATTTATCCATTTGTAAGACTCCTTCCAATAGAAAAACCAATATCAAAAACGATAATCTGACATTGATTGTATACAATTTATTAAAACAATGGTAACTATTTTTTACCAATTATGAATTTATTAGATATTCTCATTGTAGTTTAAAGCAACCTCATATATACCTCAAGCCCCTATACAAGGCTTTTATCAGGTTTTACTCTATACATAGATTCAATACTTAATTTTAAACTTTTTTAGCCACTCATAGTGCAATATTAGGCAGATTTGTATACAAAACGCATAAAAATTGTGATTTCATGGATAATTAAATCTATTATTAAGAAAATAGATTGTGTACAATAAAGTCAAACATTTAAAACAAATTTGAAAGGATTTCATCATTATGAGCGGACTCACTACTCATGTTTTAGACACTAGCTTAGGTTTACCCGCTCATGGAGTGACTATCAAACTCTATAAAATTACAGATAAGGGGCAAAGCCTAATTGCAGAAACCACTACCAATCATGATGGAAGAACAGACAAACCACTACTTACAGCTGAGCAAATTACAACAGGCAAGTATCAACTGGTGTTTTCAATGGAGGATTACTTCAAAAAAACTCAGAACAACTTAGCGATGCCTTTGTTTTTAAGCGACATCCCCATTCAGTTTGGTATAGCTGATAGCACATCTCACTACCATGTTCCTTTATTAGTATCCCCTTTTGGCTTTAGCACCTACCGTGGTAGCTAATTCATATTGATTTAAAGCGAGAACACTATGAACTCAAACGATATTCAATTCTTTTTAGGCAAACAACAGATCAAAGTCAGTAGTTGCTCCCCCACCTTAACGCTCTTAAATTATCTAAGAACAGAAATGGATTTGCCAGGAACAAAAGAAGGCTGTGCTGAAGGAGATTGCGGTGCTTGTACTGTGGTTTTAGTGGAGTTAAACGATGGTAAACTTACATACAAAGCAGTCAATGCATGTATTCTGTTTTTGCCCATGTTAGATGGAAAGCAGGTTCTTACCGTAGAACACCTAAAAAGTGACAATGGCTTGCTACACCCTGTTCAACAAGCCATGGTTGATAGCCATGCATCTCAATGCGGTTTTTGTACACCAGGCATTGCGATGTCGGGTTATGCTCTATATCAAAATACTCGCCATTCCAAAACTCCAGAAAGCGAACTTAATCAAAACTACCAGGCCTGTCAAAACACATCTGAACAAACAGACTGTTTAAATAAAACCTTTGCAGGAAATCTATGCAGATGCACGGGTTACGGTCCAATTATTGAATCGGCAAAAAGCTTTATTCAGCACGCCCTTGAAAACCAAACCACCATTGAACTGGAAAACGCGAATTTAATTAAACAATTAGAAAGCATTGCTCCAACAAAAGAAAAGTCATTTACGCACGCCGCCCAAACATTTATACAGCCCAGTAATATCACAGAGCTTAATCAGGCTTTGGATGCTAAGCCTTCTGCCCACTTATTAGCAGGCGCAACTGACTTAGGTTTGTGGGTTACGAAACAACGCAAAAATCTCGAAACGCTAATTTACCTCGGCCAAGTACCGGAGCTTAAACAGATTACTGAAACCGATAATTATATTGAACTAGGCGCATCAGTCACTTACTCAGAGGCTTTACCAATATTAAGCAAGTATTTTTCACAAATGGAAGGCTACCTTGAACGACACAGCTCTACCCAAATTCGCAACTCAGGCACGGTTGTTGGCAATATCGCAAATGGTTCACCCATTGGTGACATCCCACCACCGTTAATTGCATTAGGCTCAAGCATTAAACTTACTAGTGTTCATGGTTCTAGAGAACTATTATTAGAAGACTATTTTATTCGTTACGGAAAACAAGACCGCAAATCAAACGAATTCATTGAAAAAGTTCGTATTCCTATCAAACATAAAGGCTCTTTTAGTCTCTATAAAATCTCAAAACGTTTTGAACAAGACATTTCTTCTGTCAGCGCCGCTTTTTATCTTGAACTGACAGACAACATAATTTCGTCAATACGTCTTTGTTACGGTGGCATGGCGGCAACACCATTAAGAGCAAAACAGACAGAAACAGAACTACTTGGCAAGCCTTTAAATGAAGAAACAATTAACCAGGCCTGCTTAAAACTTAGTGAAGATTATCAACCCTTATCGGATTTTAGAGCCTCACAAGTTTATCGTATGACCGTAGCTAAAAATCTGTTACGTAAGTTTTTTATTGAACAAAGCGCCACCGTTAATAACTCAACAAACAGCAATAACATACCCATACAAATTTTACATACTGGAGAGCTTAAACATGCTTAATAAGTCATTATCTAACGCCCCGCAACGTATGCCAAAAAGTATTAAATCGGGTGTTAGTGCCAAGGTAAAACACGACAGTGCCGACAAACATGTAAGCGGTGAAGCTTTTTATATTGATGACTTGCCTGAACCGCGCGATTTATTACATGTTTACATTGCACAAAGTGAATATGCTCACGCTAAAGTACTCTCTATGGATGTTTCAAAAGTAGAAGCGTTTCCAGGTGTTTGTAAAGTTTTAACCGTAAAAGATGTAACAGGTAAAAACGATTTTGCCCCAGTTGTTGATGGCGACCCTATTTTTGCCGATGGCTTAGTTGAATACATTGGTCAATCACTATTTGCAGTTGCGGCAGATTCTATTGATATTGCTAGAGAAGCCGCTCAATTAGCGGTAATTGAATATCAACCTCTTCCTGCCATTACCACCGTTAAACAAGCACTAGAACAAAACTCTTTTGTTTTGGAATCTAAAACCTTTTTACGTGGTAATCCTGAAGAAAAACTCAATCAAACTGAGCACCGAATTCAGGGTGAAATTGAAATTGGCGGACAAGATCATTTCTACCTAGAATCTAATGTGGCTATGGCCATACCTGGTGAAGATAACGACATTAAAATTCACAGCTCCACTCAACACCCAACAGAAGTACAGCACTGTTGCGCTAGAGCCATTGGCTTACCAGACCACGCTATTCATGTTGAAATGCGCAGAATGGGTGGCGGTTTTGGTGGTAAAGAGTCGCAACCAGCCCTGTTTGCAAGCATAGCTGCCTTGGTTACACATCATACTAAACGCCCAGCAAAAGTGCGTTTAGACCGCGATGACGACATGATAATGACTGGCAAACGCCATGACTATGTCATTCAATACGATGTAGGCTTTAACCAAGAGGGAGTAATTGAAGCCATTGCATTTGAAGCCGCTTCACGCTGTGGAATGTCAGCAGACTTATCGGCATCCATTAATGATAGAACCATGTTTCATTTAGATAATGCTTACTATTTAGATAATGTATCCATTATTTCACACCGCTGTAAAACACATACTGTTTCAAATACCGCTTTTCGTGGTTTTGGTGGCCCTCAAGGTATGGTGGCTATGGAACGAGTAATAGATGAAATTGCCTGCCATCTACAACAAGATTCCTTAACAATTCGCAAACGCAATTATTATGGCATAGTTGATAGAAATATCACGCCCTATCATATGCCCATTACCGATAATATCATTCATGAAATCACCGCGGAATTGGAAGCCAGTTCTGACTACAATAATCGTCAAAAAAGTATTATTCAATTTAACGCAAGTAGCCCATACATTAAAAAAGGGATTGCTCTTTCTCCCGTTAAATTTGGTATCTCATTCACAGCTACCCACCTTAACCAAGCAGGCGCTTTGTTACACATTTACACTGATGGTTCAATCCACCTAAACCACGGTGGAACCGAGATGGGGCAAGGTTTGTTTACCAAGGTTGCACAAATTGTGGCCGAAGAGTTTCAGGTTGAAATTGAACAAATTAAAATCACCGCTACCGATACCGCCAAAGTACCTAATACTTCACCTACGGCAGCATCTAGCGGCTGTGATTTAAACGGTAAAGCCGCACAAAATGCCGCTATTATTTTGAAAAACCGTTTGATTGAGTTTGCCAGTGAAAAATATGCCATTGAACCTTCAAACATCTTTTTTACAGCCAATGGCGTTTTGGTTGGTGACGAGTGCATCGCCTTTAAAGATTTAGTAATGCAAGCCTATTTTGCGCGAATCTCACTCTCTACAACAGGCTATTATCAAACCCCCAAAATTCACTTTGACCAAACGATGGGTAAAGGTCATCCTTTCTTCTATTTTGCTTACGGAGCTGCCGTTTCTGAAGTAACTATTGATACCCTAACGGGAGAATATAAGGTTGACCGAGTGGATATTGTTCACGATTGCGGTGACAGCATTAACCCCGCTATTGATCTAGGCCAAATAGAAGGCGGGTTTATTCAAGGTATGGGCTGGCTTACAACTGAAGAACTTGTTTACGATGACTCTGGTCGCTTAAGAACTCACGCACCTTCAACCTATAAAATACCATCCTGCGGTGACCGCCCTAGAGAGATGAATATACATTTACGCTGCGATGCCAATAGAGAAGATACCGTTTATCGTTCTAAAGCGGTTGGCGAACCACCACTAATGCTTGGAATCAGTGTTTTTAATGCCTTAACTAATGCGGTAGCGAGTGTAGCAAATTACCAGGCCTGTCCAAAACTGGATGCTCCTGCAACACCTGAAAGAGTTCTGTTAGCGTGTGAAGCTTTACGCCAAAACAGCTTAGGAGAAACTCATGCTTAACTGGAACACTCTCATACAGTTTGCTAGCAAACAGACTGAATTTATTTTAGTTACCGTTGGTATGGTAAAAGGCTCATCACCAAGAGAAACTGGTGCCAAGATGCTCGTAACCGACCACCAAGTGCTTGGAACGATTGGCGGCGGTAACTTAGAGTTTTTTGCCATAGAACACGCTAAACAGTGTTTAGTAAGTTCTGCTAAAAATGAAGTAAGCCAACACACAACCTCTTTAACACCGAGCTATGACCAGTGTTGTGGCGGAGTGGTTCAATTGATTTTTGAGCGAATAGATCC
Protein-coding regions in this window:
- the smpB gene encoding SsrA-binding protein SmpB, which codes for MAKKKKFNKENTIALNKKARFDYFIEDTLEAGISLEGWEVKSLRAGKIQLGESYVMFKDNQAWLFGALITPLMTASTHSFHDPLRTRQLLLHRREINRLRGLVDIEGSTVVPLELYWKQGKVKLAIGLAKGKKQHDKRATMKERDWNRDKQRILKGDVR
- the gpt gene encoding xanthine phosphoribosyltransferase, with the translated sequence MSNQIRKHIISWDQLHRDCRALTHELLALDKKWDGIIAITRGGMIPAGIIAREMGIRVVDTISVRTYSHQEISEPQVLNDVTATTDGDGFLLIDDLVDTGKTAKFVRERLPNAYFATVYAKPEGRPLVDNFITEVPQETWIYFPWDLELDYVKPISKHADE
- the uraD gene encoding 2-oxo-4-hydroxy-4-carboxy-5-ureidoimidazoline decarboxylase encodes the protein MTLDQLNALSLKEFIEVTEPLLEHCDWVLPSLANSRPFINLADMQNKLAISILNASTKNQIDALRMHPKLGVGKAEPGFSQSEQKQAGLSNLSSEELALFQKLNLSYENKMDYPFVIAVTGMSKDEILSKMALRIEGEKEKELPIAIFELIKIAQIRVAKLFNE
- a CDS encoding ABC transporter permease: MKKTAWSNLTESKTYEYGAPIAIFLSAIAIWQLVCMVGNIPEYFLPSPIRILQAMIEYQDALIHNGWQTLKTTIIGFAISVVFGVAVGALIGNSKTLYNALYPLFIAFETVPKVAVVPILVLWFGIGTTPAILTAWIISFFPIVVNVSTGLATLEPEVVDVMRALKASKRQILFKVGIPNTLPYFFGALKISITLAFVGSVVAETVAANAGVGHLMLSAQANFDVPLVFAGLVVLALEGLAMYTIFAIMEKRMTKWAFRN
- a CDS encoding ABC transporter ATP-binding protein, which gives rise to MSDFIQLEKVSLSYNGSEKLEDMAIHEVDLTIKKGSFTAVVGPSGCGKSTMMKLLSGLQAPTLGYVFMANREVNGPVSGVGMAFQKSTLLPWRNIIDNVLLPFEVSPDYERQYRRNKQAYIKKATELLAQVGLKGYEESFPWELSGGMQQRASICRALVHEPSLLILDEPFGALDSFTREELWIMLSELQAAKKFTVLLVTHDLEEASYLADDIYVMSTRPGRIVHHEQVSFERPRSIDIRYEAEFTHLVQKLRGFIKAAKEAA
- a CDS encoding ABC transporter substrate-binding protein — encoded protein: MKLKMFFAAVLACTSMTSFADTSIKFTLDWKFEGPAAAYLTAIDKGFYKEEGLDVSIDSGKGSLDAIPKVASGTYEFGFADINSLVKFKDQNPDSKLKGILMVYNKPPFAIIGSKQTGVSTPKDLEGKILGAPAPDGAYAQWKAFTKVSGIDSSKVEINNVSFAVRESMLVQKRVDAIAGFSFSSFLNLKKIGLAPEDINVMLMADHGLKLYGNTLIVNPEYAEKNPDVVKSFIKATIKGWKYTIEHPDQAIKSVMAKNQIAKEAVELERLQMCINDNVVTDEVKAKGFGGVDYGRLSESIEQIGFTYDFKNKPTAESVFTEAYLPAKSEREM
- the puuE gene encoding allantoinase PuuE, with the protein product MAKMYDRDLIGYGQTVPKVSWPGNAKIAVQFVINYEEGGENCILHGDKTSEAFLSEVVGASEWPGQRHMSIESVYEYGSRAGFWRLHKLFTQHKLPVTVFAVAMAMQRNPDIVQAMLEADWEIASHGYRWIDYRNIPEAVEKMHIQRALEIHSKMTGKKPAGWYIGRNNERTRSLILAQTTPLYDADSYADDLPYWVDNPVTKEAQPHLIVPYTLDANDMRFATAQGFNSGEQFFQYLKDSFDVLYEEGATEPKMMSIGLHCRLIGRPGRFAALKRFVEYIQSKPDVWVCTREQIAEHWHQNHYPSPE
- a CDS encoding urate hydroxylase PuuD, which translates into the protein MDPQIIEWLNLNVKWIHLIVGIAWIGASFYFNWLEGNLERNKPDLNTGVAGDLWAVHGGGFYHVEKFENSPEKLPDVLHWFKWEAYLTWITGFAMMILVFYLAPSMYLLDASVSDMSPGLAIGISLFSMLAGWLIYDQLCKTKLVENGALFFWIIFLGLTAVAFILTNLFSAKAAYIHVGAIIGSIMVANVFFVIIPSQKTMVSAMENGQVPDPMVGKRGFQRSLHNNYFTLPVLFIMISGHYPLTFGSEYSWLVLAAISLIGVFVRHYFNLKNRGQKKVWMLPAAAILMAILAYLTMPKKPETTLVSAVSYQQISPVIKQRCATCHAVQPTDVAFKSAPKGVALETQADLERHADMVYAQTVTTHAMPIGNLTKMTEQERVLLNAWYQGFKAE
- a CDS encoding GntR family transcriptional regulator, which translates into the protein MDKSKGSKNQEQVIYDRLFDVILEQKLQPGSRLTEVPLAEIFGVSRTIIRRVLLRLSHEGVVEIKPNVGASVVSTAPEEVGQYFEARKIIEGALAKKLTGRLTNYQAEMLSAMVREENRMFDMGNLAKGLRKSTEFHFFIAEASGNEALAEIAKQLIARTSLIVSQYNLPGSGGCACIDHNTLVNVMQNGKPEDAEKLMMEHIEHIEHGLHLNEKAVEPDLYSLLKDI
- the uraH gene encoding hydroxyisourate hydrolase; translation: MSGLTTHVLDTSLGLPAHGVTIKLYKITDKGQSLIAETTTNHDGRTDKPLLTAEQITTGKYQLVFSMEDYFKKTQNNLAMPLFLSDIPIQFGIADSTSHYHVPLLVSPFGFSTYRGS